A single genomic interval of Paenibacillus sp. J23TS9 harbors:
- the cmpA gene encoding cortex morphogenetic protein CmpA, with amino-acid sequence MPQWLCNQLTRAFRKKDRRQIKLLNDCWFFYRNSAGEGTDHS; translated from the coding sequence TTGCCGCAATGGCTCTGCAATCAACTGACACGTGCCTTTCGCAAAAAGGACAGACGCCAGATCAAGCTGCTGAACGATTGCTGGTTCTTTTACCGCAATTCAGCGGGCGAAGGCACGGATCACTCATAA